The Arachis hypogaea cultivar Tifrunner chromosome 19, arahy.Tifrunner.gnm2.J5K5, whole genome shotgun sequence genome has a window encoding:
- the LOC112776444 gene encoding CBL-interacting serine/threonine-protein kinase 4: MEPPLQSQQQLSPPQTSPRSTTILGKYQLTRLLGRGSFAKVYQALTLSDGSTVAVKIIDKSKTVDAAMEPRIVREIAAMRRLHDHPNILKIHEVMATRTKIHLVVEFAAGGELFAKILRRGPLPEQAARRYFQQLVSALRFCHRNGVAHRDLKPQNLLLDAAGNLKVSDFGLSALPEQLNNGLLQTACGTPAYTAPEILRRRGNSAGYDGSKADAWSCGLVLYNLLAGSLPFNDSNIPEMCRKISRRDYRFPEWISKPARFVIYRLLDPNPETRMSVEALYQNSWFKKYLKPEPEESVFGSDPYYESSCKGINNKGMNAFDIISLSSGLDLRGLFETTSFGNRREKRFTSDAKAEVVEAKVKEIGGVLGFRVEVGKNGAIGLRKGKVVLVVEVLEIVEGELLMVDVRVVEGGFEFEELHWRDLKDGLQDVVLSWHSESPLLPQSP, encoded by the coding sequence ATGGAACCGCCATTGCAGTCGCAACAGCAACTATCACCGCCGCAAACTTCGCCGCGCTCAACCACTATCCTCGGCAAGTACCAGCTCACGCGCCTCCTCGGCCGCGGAAGCTTCGCCAAGGTCTACCAGGCGCTCACGCTTTCCGATGGCTCCACCGTAGCAGTCAAAATCATTGATAAATCCAAGACGGTGGACGCCGCCATGGAGCCACGCATCGTTCGCGAGATCGCCGCCATGCGCCGCCTCCACGACCACCCTAACATCCTCAAGATCCACGAGGTCATGGCTACCAGGACCAAGATCCACCTCGTCGTCGAGTTCGCCGCTGGCGGGGAGCTATTCGCCAAGATCCTCCGCCGCGGACCGCTTCCGGAGCAAGCGGCGAGGCGGTACTTCCAGCAGCTGGTCTCTGCGCTCCGGTTCTGCCACCGTAACGGCGTTGCACACCGAGACCTTAAGCCGCAGAATCTCCTCCTCGACGCCGCCGGAAACCTGAAGGTCTCCGATTTCGGCCTCTCCGCACTTCCGGAACAGCTCAACAACGGCCTCCTACAAACCGCATGCGGAACTCCGGCTTACACCGCGCCGGAGATACTCCGCCGCCGTGGAAACTCCGCCGGATACGACGGCTCAAAGGCAGACGCCTGGTCTTGCGGCCTTGTCCTTTACAATCTCCTCGCTGGAAGCCTCCCGTTCAACGACTCAAACATTCCGGAGATGTGCCGGAAGATTTCCCGGCGAGATTACCGGTTCCCAGAGTGGATATCGAAACCTGCGCGTTTCGTTATCTACCGGTTACTCGACCCGAACCCGGAAACTCGCATGAGTGTAGAAGCTCTCTACCAGAATTCATGGTTCAAGAAATATTTAAAACCCGAACCCGAGGAGAGTGTATTCGGCTCGGATCCTTATTATGAGAGTTCTTGCAAAGGGATTAACAATAAAGGAATGAATGCGTTTGATATCATTTCTCTGTCTTCGGGTTTGGACTTGAGGGGGTTGTTTGAAACAACGTCCTTTGGGAATAGGAGGGAGAAGAGGTTTACTTCAGATGCTAAGGCAGAGGTGGTAGAGGCGAAGGTGAAGGAAATTGgcggggttttagggtttagggttgaggtcGGAAAGAACGGAGCGATTGGGTTGAGGAAAGGGAAGGTGGTGTTGGTGGTCGAGGTTCTTGAGATTGTAGAGGGTGAGTTGCTGATGGTGGATGTGAGGGTGGTTGAAGGTGGTTTCGAGTTTGAGGAGCTTCATTGGAGGGACTTGAAAGATGGGTTGCAAGATGTTGTGCTTTCTTGGCATAGTGAATCGCCACTGCTACCACAGTCACCATAG